In a single window of the Cherax quadricarinatus isolate ZL_2023a chromosome 88, ASM3850222v1, whole genome shotgun sequence genome:
- the LOC128698668 gene encoding uncharacterized protein gives MSMGSPSLRKELERFVDKLEATSTIGHASIIDHTSKEMIDECFDLSSFFHTFNPTTPAKGAVSAADAKLRSVNISQGEAVDSVGHSPSQRYYRESSATLADVGQTKDKLPIFVLPWWASDFQHKPSAQPLTAHQFHHQPSVLPLPIQQSLPAPLSQHQPSALPRTGPLSQHEQLFELLSQPSALSKAKRLVSNIKKNEAKENIDPHITNFSPLSNEKNRTGNECGNQGGDIQLNKNASMKLYPIIVTIPSMNGCKDILVIDGEAQKTTPRTSNPAKICPKCGLRVASKGHLKRHWTAHGANQRHKCFSCDCSFTRKKKLTIHLHKAHDITPALNECEIVRLSNDLHEAHDITPDSKRMRKVRLSNDLQEVYDITPASKRMRKVRLPNDLHETHDITPASKRMRKVRSLNDLHEAHDITPASKRMQKVRSLNDLHEAHNITPASKRIRKVRLLNDLHKVHNITPASKRMRKVRLLNDLHKVHNITPASKLMRKVRSLNDLYEVHDITPASKRMRKVRLLNDLHEAHDITPPSKRMRKVRLLNDLHEAHDITPASKRMRKVRLLNDLHEAHDITPARNECDRVRLSNDLRGS, from the exons ATGTCAATGGGATCTCCGAGCTTGAGGAAGGAGCTGGAGCGGTTCGTTGATAAActtgaagccaccagcaccatcGGCCATGCCAGCATCATCGACCATACCAGCAAGGAGATGATTGATGAGTGCTttgatctttcttctttctttcacacCTTTAATCCTACAACGCCCGCTAAAG GTGCGGTGTCGGCAGCCGATGCTAAATTACGTTCCGTTAACATTTCTCAAGGAGAAGCTGTGGACAGTGTTGGCCATTCGCCTAGTCAGCGTTACTACAGAGAGAGTTCAGCAACATTGGCCGATGTCGGTCAAACAAAAGACAAATTGCCCATATTTGTGCTACCATGGTGGGCCTCAGACTTCCAACATAAACCATCTGCTCAACCACTGACGGCTCACCAGTTTCATCACCAACCATCTGTACTACCATTACCGATCCAACAGTCATTGCCGGCTCCACTGTCCCAACACCAACCGTCTGCGCTACCAAGGACGGGCCCACTATCCCAGCATGAACAACTATTTGAGTTACTATCCCAGCCATCTGCACTCTCAAAAGCTAAACGCTTAGTTAGCAATATAAAAAAGAATGAAGCCAAAGAAAACATAGATCCCCATATAACTAATTTTAGTCCATTATCAAATGAAAAAAatcgaacaggaaatgagtgtgGTAACCAAGGTGGTGACATCCAACTGAACAAAAATGCCAGCATGAAGTTGTACCCCATCATTGTTACCATCCCTTCCATGAATGGGTGTAAAGATATTCTTGTTATTGATGGAGAGGCTCAGAAAACGACCCCTAGGACCTCCAACCCAGCTAAGATCTGTCCAAAATGTGGACTCAGAGTGGCTTCGAAAGGTCATCTCAAGAGGCACTGGACTGCCCATGGAGCCAACCAGCGTCACAAGTGCTTTTCTTGTGACTGCAGCTTTACTCGAAAGAAGAAATTGACGATACATCTCCACAAGGCTCATGATATTACCCCAGCTCTAAACGAATGCGAGATAGTTAGGTTGTCGAATGATCTCCACGAGGCTCATGATATTACTCCAGACTCTAAACGAATGCGAAAAGTTAGGTTGTCGAATGACCTCCAAGAGGTTTATGATATTACTCCAGCCTCTAAACGAATGCGGAAAGTTAGGTTGCCGAATGATCTCCACGAGACTCATGATATTACTCCAGCCTCTAAACGAATGCGAAAAGTTAGGTCGTTGAATGATCTCCACGAGGCTCATGATATTACTCCAGCCTCTAAACGAATGCAAAAAGTTAGGTCGTTGAATGATCTCCACGAGGCTCATAATATTACTCCAGCCTCTAAACGAATACGAAAAGTTAGGTTGTTGAATGATCTCCACAAGGTTCATAATATTACTCCAGCCTCTAAACGAATGCGAAAAGTTAGGTTGTTGAATGATCTCCACAAGGTTCATAATATTACTCCAGCCTCTAAACTAATGCGAAAAGTTAGGTCGTTGAATGATCTCTACGAGGTTCATGATATTACTCCAGCCTCTAAACGAATGCGAAAAGTTAGGTTGTTGAATGATCTCCACGAGGCTCATGATATTACTCCACCCTCTAAACGAATGCGAAAAGTTAGGTTGTTGAATGATCTCCACGAGGCTCATGATATTACTCCAGCCTCTAAACGAATGCGAAAAGTTAGGTTGTTGAATGATCTCCACGAGGCTCATGATATTACCCCAGCTCGAAACGAATGCGATAGAGTTAGGTTGTCGAATGATCTCAGAGGCTCATGA